The following proteins are co-located in the Mesorhizobium sp. M1E.F.Ca.ET.045.02.1.1 genome:
- a CDS encoding DUF1858 domain-containing protein: MRLKFRLAERGKTAPSLFQSNEHTGKPVQDAGLYMRTNAMKRKLNDDATMDGIMRETPAAIRVVLQHGMLCVGCPIASFHTVSDAAREHDLDEEQLRRELQAAIENGHVE; this comes from the coding sequence ATGCGCCTCAAGTTCCGGCTCGCCGAGCGAGGCAAGACAGCGCCATCTTTGTTTCAGAGCAACGAACACACCGGAAAGCCCGTGCAGGATGCCGGCCTGTACATGCGGACAAACGCCATGAAACGCAAATTGAACGACGACGCGACGATGGACGGGATCATGCGCGAGACGCCGGCGGCAATCCGTGTCGTCCTCCAGCACGGCATGCTGTGCGTCGGCTGCCCGATCGCTTCCTTTCACACGGTTTCCGACGCGGCACGCGAGCATGATCTCGATGAAGAGCAGCTTCGCCGCGAGCTGCAGGCCGCGATCGAAAACGGTCACGTCGAATAG
- a CDS encoding Crp/Fnr family transcriptional regulator, protein MFEQEQEAHSFFLLLDGHVRVVKSTPDGHEVTVRYISPGELMGIASALGLTAYPANAIAAVDCVALAWPSRLWPTFAASFPSFSSNIYKTVGSRLQDAHARVIEMSTEQVEQRVAHALLKLIKQSGKKTEEGILIDFPISRQDVAEMTGTTLHTVSRLLSAWEDQELVKSGRQRIVVVEPHRLLVIAEGRATKS, encoded by the coding sequence GTGTTCGAGCAGGAGCAGGAGGCTCATTCATTCTTCCTGCTGCTCGACGGCCACGTGCGCGTGGTGAAGTCGACCCCGGACGGGCACGAGGTGACCGTCCGGTACATAAGCCCCGGCGAGTTGATGGGGATCGCCAGCGCGCTGGGCCTGACGGCCTACCCGGCAAATGCCATCGCCGCCGTCGATTGCGTGGCGCTTGCCTGGCCAAGCCGGCTCTGGCCGACATTCGCGGCGAGCTTCCCGAGCTTCAGTTCGAACATCTACAAGACGGTGGGAAGCAGGCTGCAGGACGCCCACGCGCGCGTCATCGAGATGTCCACCGAGCAGGTGGAACAGCGCGTTGCGCATGCGCTGCTAAAGCTGATCAAGCAGTCGGGGAAAAAGACCGAGGAAGGGATTCTGATCGACTTCCCGATTTCACGCCAGGACGTCGCGGAAATGACGGGCACCACGCTCCATACGGTGAGCCGGTTGCTTTCAGCCTGGGAAGACCAGGAGCTCGTCAAGAGCGGGCGCCAGAGGATCGTCGTGGTCGAGCCGCATCGGCTCCTCGTCATCGCCGAAGGTCGGGCGACGAAAAGCTAG
- a CDS encoding NnrS family protein — MAIPRTRPSAYPAILSYGFRPFFLLGSLQAATAMLLWLPLYYGKLETFSTFLPVDWHIHELLFGYLSAVVTGFLLTAIPNWTGRLPVQDFRLLVLVLLWIAGRVAVFFSAEMGWLLSAAMDCSFLLAVVAAAATEIVAGRNWRNLKVLLPVATLFAANVMFHVEAHYQGVSDMSRRLGLGAVVVLIMIIGGRIVPSFTGNWLAREKPGRLPAPFGRFDAGTIALSAIGLAAWAFFPDSIATGVPLIAAAIFNAIRLARWAGDRTPSDPLVLILHVAFAFVPFGLLLAGLAIFAPETIPAIAGIHAFAVGAIACMTLAVMTRASLGHTGRELRAGGGTRAVFVAIVSAAILRVAAAMAPDAAILLHISAALWVAAFAGYAVLFGGMLLRPRLQARRKSAS, encoded by the coding sequence ATGGCAATTCCACGGACGCGGCCGAGCGCCTATCCGGCAATTCTCTCCTACGGGTTCCGGCCCTTCTTTCTGCTTGGCTCGCTGCAAGCCGCTACCGCGATGCTTTTGTGGTTGCCCCTCTATTACGGCAAGCTCGAAACTTTCAGCACGTTCCTGCCCGTGGATTGGCATATTCACGAATTGCTCTTTGGCTATCTGTCGGCAGTCGTGACCGGCTTCCTGCTGACTGCAATTCCGAATTGGACCGGACGACTTCCCGTTCAGGACTTTCGCCTGCTGGTGCTCGTGCTGCTCTGGATCGCGGGCCGGGTGGCCGTGTTCTTTTCGGCAGAGATGGGCTGGCTCTTGAGCGCAGCCATGGATTGCTCCTTTCTTCTCGCCGTGGTCGCCGCAGCCGCAACGGAAATCGTTGCCGGAAGAAACTGGCGGAACCTCAAGGTGCTCCTGCCGGTCGCAACGCTTTTCGCGGCAAATGTCATGTTTCATGTCGAAGCCCATTACCAGGGCGTCTCCGACATGAGCCGGCGCCTCGGTCTTGGAGCGGTCGTCGTCCTCATCATGATCATCGGCGGGCGGATCGTTCCGAGTTTCACAGGCAATTGGCTGGCTCGCGAGAAGCCGGGCCGGCTCCCGGCACCGTTCGGCCGGTTCGATGCCGGAACCATCGCGCTGTCCGCTATCGGACTCGCCGCGTGGGCTTTCTTCCCGGACAGCATCGCAACCGGCGTGCCGCTAATCGCCGCGGCGATCTTCAATGCCATTCGGCTCGCCCGCTGGGCGGGTGACCGAACGCCGTCCGATCCTCTGGTTCTGATCTTGCATGTCGCATTCGCCTTTGTGCCGTTTGGGCTGCTGCTTGCCGGGCTGGCCATCTTCGCTCCGGAAACGATCCCCGCAATTGCCGGCATCCATGCGTTCGCGGTGGGGGCGATCGCCTGCATGACGCTTGCCGTCATGACCCGCGCTTCCCTCGGCCACACGGGCCGCGAATTGAGGGCGGGCGGAGGAACAAGAGCTGTCTTCGTCGCGATCGTAAGCGCCGCCATTCTGCGCGTGGCCGCCGCCATGGCGCCTGACGCGGCGATTCTCCTCCACATCTCGGCGGCACTCTGGGTTGCGGCCTTCGCCGGCTATGCAGTGCTGTTTGGCGGCATGCTCTTGCGGCCACGCCTGCAAGCACGCCGCAAGAGCGCCTCTTGA
- a CDS encoding pseudoazurin, with the protein MKLPLVAAAIALLSIVGVANAEEHVVQMLNKGEKGAMVFQPDFVRAAPGDTIKFVPTDKTHNAEIIKGMIPDGAEAFKGKASEEITVTLTKEGVYGVKCAPHYGMGMVALIVVGKPVNLEAAEAVKQTGKAKPVFAELFAEATKTASN; encoded by the coding sequence ATGAAACTGCCCCTGGTTGCCGCGGCGATCGCATTGCTCTCAATTGTCGGCGTTGCCAATGCCGAAGAACATGTCGTGCAGATGCTGAACAAGGGTGAAAAGGGCGCGATGGTGTTCCAGCCCGATTTTGTCCGGGCGGCTCCCGGCGACACCATCAAGTTCGTGCCTACCGACAAGACCCACAATGCCGAGATTATCAAGGGAATGATCCCGGACGGCGCTGAAGCCTTCAAGGGCAAGGCGAGCGAGGAGATCACGGTCACCCTTACCAAAGAGGGCGTCTATGGCGTGAAATGCGCTCCCCACTACGGCATGGGCATGGTGGCTCTGATCGTCGTCGGCAAGCCCGTCAACCTGGAAGCGGCGGAAGCCGTCAAGCAGACCGGCAAGGCGAAGCCCGTCTTTGCCGAACTGTTCGCGGAAGCGACCAAGACCGCTTCGAACTGA
- the nirK gene encoding copper-containing nitrite reductase, giving the protein MLTRREALLGSVLTAAAVATLGSAPAMAAAKDVAGLPREKVTLVAPPFVHAHDQVAKGGPKVVEFTMKIEEKPMVIDADGTQLNAMTYNGSIPGPLMVVHEGDYLELTLINPDTNTLAHNIDFHAATGALGGGGLTLVNPGEQVTLRFKATRPGTFVYHCAPGGAMIPWHVVSGMSGAVMVLPRDGLKDDKGKPVRYDRIYYIGENDFYIPRDEQGKFKKYDSAGDNYDDTVKVMRGLIPTHVVFNGKAGSLTGQNAMKAKVGETVLIVHSQANRDTRPHLIGGHGDFVWQGGKFANPPAKDMETWFIRGGSAGAALYTFRQPGVYAYVNHNLIEAVELGATAHFTVDGSWDDDLMMQVEPPKAIAS; this is encoded by the coding sequence ATGCTTACGAGACGTGAAGCCTTGTTGGGTTCTGTTCTTACCGCTGCCGCCGTTGCCACCCTTGGCTCGGCGCCGGCGATGGCGGCCGCGAAGGATGTGGCCGGACTGCCGCGCGAGAAGGTGACCCTTGTCGCGCCGCCGTTCGTGCACGCTCACGACCAGGTGGCCAAAGGCGGTCCCAAGGTTGTCGAGTTCACCATGAAGATCGAAGAGAAGCCGATGGTCATCGATGCCGACGGCACGCAGCTCAACGCCATGACCTATAACGGCTCCATTCCGGGCCCTCTGATGGTCGTGCATGAGGGCGACTATCTCGAGCTCACGCTGATCAATCCCGATACCAACACGCTCGCCCACAACATCGACTTCCATGCGGCGACCGGCGCGCTCGGGGGCGGCGGGCTGACCCTGGTCAATCCGGGCGAGCAGGTGACGCTGCGCTTCAAGGCGACCCGGCCGGGAACGTTCGTCTACCATTGCGCGCCGGGCGGTGCGATGATCCCCTGGCATGTCGTGTCGGGAATGAGCGGAGCCGTGATGGTGCTCCCGCGCGACGGCCTGAAGGACGACAAGGGCAAGCCCGTCCGCTATGACCGTATCTACTATATCGGCGAGAACGACTTCTACATCCCGCGCGACGAACAGGGAAAATTCAAGAAGTACGACTCGGCCGGCGACAATTACGACGACACCGTGAAGGTGATGCGCGGGCTGATCCCGACGCATGTCGTGTTCAACGGCAAGGCAGGATCGCTGACCGGCCAAAACGCCATGAAGGCCAAGGTCGGCGAGACCGTCCTCATCGTCCACTCGCAGGCCAATCGCGACACGCGACCGCACCTGATCGGCGGCCACGGCGACTTCGTCTGGCAGGGCGGCAAGTTCGCGAACCCGCCTGCCAAGGACATGGAAACCTGGTTCATCCGCGGTGGATCCGCCGGCGCCGCGCTCTACACATTCCGGCAGCCGGGCGTCTATGCCTACGTCAATCACAATCTGATCGAGGCGGTCGAGCTCGGCGCGACAGCGCACTTCACCGTCGACGGAAGCTGGGACGACGATCTGATGATGCAGGTCGAACCGCCCAAGGCGATCGCCTCGTAA
- a CDS encoding SUMF1/EgtB/PvdO family nonheme iron enzyme, with amino-acid sequence MSFDPAFTFGTIAAAALIGLGVSHAVDGSQSGAPVAVGELVVLAPGSFNHSQPGEFLKDSHPAPASVLKETIDAPLEIMKFQVSATDYDRCVSDGACKPADSRLAGNVPATGVSFTDAQAYANWLSARTGETWRLPTDLEWAYAAGERFRADIEAGEGDPADPARRWLTQYRNEVALGRKSDPEPRTPGSFGLNSKGVADIAGNVWEWTSTCYAHATMSGGVIASSISNCGVHVVEGFHRTYMSNFIRDGKSGGCAVGTPPDNLGFRLVHDRSWFQDALHRLGVT; translated from the coding sequence ATGTCTTTCGATCCTGCCTTCACGTTCGGAACGATCGCGGCCGCCGCGCTCATCGGTTTGGGCGTCAGCCATGCGGTCGATGGTTCGCAATCGGGGGCTCCCGTTGCCGTGGGTGAACTGGTGGTTCTGGCGCCTGGTTCATTCAACCATTCGCAGCCTGGCGAATTCCTTAAGGACAGTCATCCCGCGCCGGCGTCCGTCTTGAAGGAGACCATCGATGCGCCGCTGGAAATCATGAAGTTCCAGGTGAGCGCAACGGATTACGACCGTTGCGTTTCGGATGGCGCCTGCAAGCCCGCCGACTCGCGCCTCGCCGGCAACGTTCCGGCGACCGGCGTCAGCTTCACCGATGCGCAAGCCTATGCAAACTGGCTGTCGGCGCGAACGGGCGAGACATGGCGGCTGCCGACAGACCTGGAATGGGCCTATGCCGCTGGCGAGCGGTTCAGGGCCGACATAGAGGCCGGCGAAGGCGACCCGGCCGACCCGGCAAGGCGATGGCTCACACAGTATCGCAACGAGGTTGCGCTCGGTCGCAAATCGGATCCTGAACCGCGGACACCCGGGTCCTTCGGCCTCAATTCAAAGGGCGTTGCGGATATTGCCGGCAATGTCTGGGAGTGGACATCCACTTGCTATGCCCACGCGACGATGTCCGGTGGCGTCATTGCCAGCTCGATCAGCAATTGCGGCGTGCATGTTGTGGAGGGCTTCCACCGCACCTACATGTCGAACTTCATCCGAGACGGCAAAAGCGGCGGTTGCGCGGTGGGCACGCCGCCCGACAATCTGGGCTTTCGACTCGTCCATGACCGTAGCTGGTTTCAGGACGCGCTTCATCGCCTGGGCGTTACCTGA
- a CDS encoding group III truncated hemoglobin, with protein sequence MTSKPVLLDGVRPAPEQPLVRSDVDRASIGALVRKFYSKVRKDERLGPIFAREIVGDWEPHLEKMTDFWCSVILKSGDYHGRPVPAHLKLQDVVEADFDIWLALFGETAAELFASEIAAVFVERAERIATSLKLAMFFRLGPAAVAVGE encoded by the coding sequence ATGACTTCGAAACCGGTCTTGCTCGACGGGGTTCGCCCTGCCCCCGAACAGCCCCTGGTTCGTTCTGATGTCGATCGGGCCTCGATAGGAGCACTGGTCCGCAAATTCTATTCCAAGGTCAGAAAGGATGAGCGACTCGGACCCATTTTCGCCCGCGAGATCGTCGGTGATTGGGAGCCTCATCTCGAGAAGATGACGGACTTCTGGTGCTCCGTCATATTGAAGAGCGGCGACTATCATGGACGGCCGGTGCCGGCTCACCTGAAGCTTCAGGATGTCGTTGAAGCCGACTTCGATATCTGGTTGGCCCTCTTCGGGGAAACGGCGGCAGAGCTGTTCGCCTCCGAAATCGCGGCGGTGTTTGTCGAGCGGGCGGAACGAATAGCGACGAGCCTGAAACTCGCCATGTTCTTTCGCCTTGGTCCTGCCGCGGTCGCGGTCGGCGAATAG
- a CDS encoding ion channel yields MILNLCVGTIVISLTVLIHTFGLIAITYVMARLVALFRMHGRRSRVVAMISVVMGLFAVMTAEVWLWAGVYLFLGILGDFETALYFSTITFSTVGYGDVVPAHGWRVLAALEGVNGFLLIGWSTAYLIAAGTRVGPFRVGEHF; encoded by the coding sequence ATGATCCTCAACCTTTGCGTCGGCACCATCGTCATAAGCCTGACGGTCCTGATCCACACTTTCGGCCTTATCGCGATTACCTACGTGATGGCACGCCTTGTGGCGCTCTTTCGCATGCACGGCCGCCGCAGCCGGGTCGTCGCCATGATCAGCGTCGTGATGGGACTTTTTGCGGTCATGACGGCGGAAGTCTGGCTGTGGGCGGGAGTCTACCTGTTCCTCGGAATCCTGGGCGACTTCGAGACGGCGCTTTACTTTTCGACCATCACCTTTTCGACGGTCGGCTATGGCGACGTGGTGCCCGCCCATGGCTGGCGCGTCCTGGCAGCCCTGGAAGGCGTCAACGGGTTTCTGCTGATCGGCTGGTCGACCGCCTATCTGATCGCGGCCGGCACCCGTGTCGGCCCGTTCAGGGTCGGCGAGCACTTTTGA
- the hemN gene encoding oxygen-independent coproporphyrinogen III oxidase → MSTSAATAYETRPTPTAGPPTAGLGDNVPRYTSYPTAPHFHPGVDAATVRGWMDALEGNDEISLYLHIPYCDRLCWFCACHTKQTRHYAPVATFLRSLHKEIETVGGLVSGRGKVRAVHFGGGSPTMLKPDDILMLGKALRDRFDFLDDAGLSVEIDPNDMDEGRLDAFAAIGMTRASLGVQDFDPKVQKAINREQSFALTKSIVDAVRARGVTSVNLDLLYGLPHQTCESVAATVAQALTLAPDRLALFGYAHVPWFKKHQTMIDEAWLPDSAARLAQSQLAARLIVDAGYEALGLDHFAKPGDSLAVAARAGKIRRNFQGYTEDQCETLIGLGPSSISRYRQGYAQNIVATGEYERAVDSGELAIGRGIELGVEDQARGWVIERLMCNFTFSAVELVERFGNVGQRLLCEASRLAISGAGQFLRLDGENFVVPAQSRPLVRTVAAKFDTYFRNGTGRHSVAV, encoded by the coding sequence ATGAGCACCTCAGCCGCCACTGCCTATGAAACACGCCCAACCCCAACCGCAGGCCCCCCAACCGCGGGACTTGGCGACAACGTACCGCGTTATACGAGCTACCCGACGGCCCCGCACTTTCATCCGGGCGTCGACGCGGCAACGGTTCGCGGCTGGATGGATGCACTTGAGGGCAATGACGAGATATCGCTGTATCTGCATATCCCCTATTGCGACAGGCTGTGCTGGTTCTGCGCCTGCCACACCAAGCAGACCCGGCACTATGCGCCCGTGGCCACTTTTCTGCGCTCGCTCCACAAGGAAATCGAAACTGTCGGCGGCCTTGTGAGCGGCCGGGGCAAGGTACGTGCCGTCCATTTCGGCGGCGGCTCCCCGACCATGCTGAAGCCCGACGACATCCTCATGCTCGGAAAAGCGTTGCGGGATCGGTTCGACTTTCTCGACGATGCCGGCCTCAGCGTTGAGATCGATCCGAACGACATGGATGAAGGGCGGCTTGATGCCTTCGCTGCGATCGGCATGACCAGAGCGAGCCTCGGTGTCCAGGACTTCGATCCCAAAGTGCAGAAGGCGATCAATCGCGAGCAGAGCTTTGCGCTGACCAAAAGCATTGTCGATGCGGTGCGGGCGAGGGGTGTCACGTCCGTCAATCTGGACCTGCTGTACGGCCTGCCGCATCAGACCTGCGAGAGCGTTGCGGCGACTGTCGCCCAGGCGCTGACGCTGGCGCCGGACAGGCTGGCCCTGTTCGGCTATGCGCATGTGCCCTGGTTCAAGAAGCATCAGACGATGATCGATGAGGCGTGGCTGCCCGATTCCGCCGCACGTCTGGCGCAGTCGCAACTCGCCGCGAGACTGATCGTCGACGCCGGCTACGAGGCGCTCGGGCTCGATCATTTCGCCAAGCCGGGCGATTCGCTGGCGGTCGCGGCGCGCGCCGGCAAGATCCGCCGCAATTTCCAGGGTTATACCGAGGATCAGTGCGAAACCCTGATCGGCCTTGGCCCGTCCTCGATCAGCCGGTACCGCCAGGGCTATGCACAAAACATCGTTGCGACCGGCGAGTACGAGAGGGCCGTGGATTCCGGAGAACTGGCGATAGGCCGCGGTATTGAACTCGGCGTCGAAGATCAGGCGCGGGGCTGGGTCATCGAGCGCCTGATGTGCAACTTCACTTTCTCAGCGGTCGAGCTTGTCGAACGCTTTGGAAATGTCGGCCAAAGGTTGCTGTGCGAGGCCAGCCGCCTAGCCATCAGCGGCGCGGGCCAGTTCCTTCGGCTCGACGGTGAAAACTTCGTCGTGCCGGCGCAAAGCCGCCCGCTGGTTCGGACGGTGGCGGCGAAATTCGACACGTATTTCAGGAATGGAACCGGCAGGCATTCGGTGGCGGTTTGA
- a CDS encoding Crp/Fnr family transcriptional regulator has translation MAVRQDAQRVGIPAICESCEARHGGLCGALEAGQLAELARASSRHEVLAGTELPDDGTYSNVLSGVVKLTRNLSDGRQQIVGFHFAPDFLGRPFEAKRPIKAEALTKMTLCSFPRAIIDRMMGDTPEIGQRLLQHALNELDEARDWMTALGHKTASEKVASFLLMIARNIDPANHPAGSTSFDLPLSRADIADFLGLTIETVSRELSRLRSDGVIRIVNKRHISLESVAQLEERRGD, from the coding sequence ATGGCCGTCAGACAGGATGCTCAACGAGTTGGCATTCCCGCGATTTGCGAATCCTGCGAAGCGCGCCATGGCGGGCTATGCGGCGCGCTCGAGGCCGGCCAGCTCGCCGAGTTGGCCAGGGCCTCATCGAGACATGAGGTCCTGGCCGGGACGGAACTTCCCGACGATGGCACCTACTCGAACGTGCTGTCCGGCGTGGTCAAGCTTACGAGAAACCTGTCGGACGGTCGTCAGCAGATTGTCGGGTTCCATTTCGCGCCCGATTTTCTAGGCAGGCCGTTCGAGGCAAAAAGGCCAATCAAGGCCGAAGCCTTGACGAAAATGACGCTTTGCTCGTTTCCGAGGGCGATCATCGACCGGATGATGGGCGACACGCCGGAGATCGGGCAAAGGCTGCTCCAGCACGCGCTGAACGAGCTCGACGAAGCGCGCGACTGGATGACGGCACTGGGGCACAAGACCGCGTCCGAAAAAGTAGCAAGCTTCCTTCTCATGATCGCCAGAAACATCGATCCGGCCAATCATCCGGCGGGCTCGACAAGCTTCGACCTGCCGCTGTCACGCGCGGATATCGCCGATTTTCTTGGACTGACCATCGAGACGGTAAGCCGCGAATTGTCCAGGCTGCGGTCGGATGGCGTGATCCGGATTGTAAACAAACGGCACATCAGCCTGGAAAGCGTGGCTCAGCTCGAGGAACGCCGCGGCGACTGA
- the ccoN gene encoding cytochrome-c oxidase, cbb3-type subunit I — protein sequence MRFGTEIVLLSLFAFAALVAAGFGADEPFRQHMWVLFFAVAGFTAILLRNTDFKAATPVDPSAYMDGPIRYGAIATVFWGVVGMLVGVVIALQLAYPDLDIQPWFNFGRLRPLHTSGVIFAFGGNALLCTSMYVVQRTSRARLFGGDLAWFVFWGYQLFIVMAATGYLLGITEGREYAEPEWYVDLWLTIVWVAYLILFLGTILKRKEPHIYVANWFYLSFIVTIAMLHVVNNLSMPVSFLGSKSYSAFSGVQDALTQWWYGHNAVGFFLTAGFLGMMYYFVPKQVNRPVYSYRLSIIHFWALIFLYIWAGPHHLHYTALPDWAQTLGMVFSVMLWMPSWGGMINGLMTLSGAWDKIRTDPIVRMMVAAIAFYGMSTFEGPMMSIKAVNSLSHYTDWTIGHVHSGALGWVGMISFGAIYYMVPKLWNRERLYSMRLVTWHFWLATLGIVVYAAVMWVSGIMQGLMWREYDEQGFLVYSFAETVAAMHPYYLMRAAGGAMYLAGALIMAWNITMTILGYQRKEQPLPGSAPALQPAQ from the coding sequence ATGAGATTTGGCACGGAGATCGTCCTTCTAAGCCTGTTTGCCTTTGCGGCCCTAGTGGCTGCCGGCTTCGGCGCAGATGAGCCTTTTCGCCAGCATATGTGGGTGTTGTTCTTCGCGGTGGCTGGCTTCACCGCGATCCTGTTGCGCAACACGGATTTCAAGGCGGCAACTCCGGTCGACCCCTCGGCCTACATGGATGGTCCGATCCGTTACGGAGCGATCGCCACGGTGTTCTGGGGCGTCGTCGGCATGCTGGTCGGCGTTGTCATTGCTCTTCAGCTTGCCTACCCGGATCTCGATATCCAACCCTGGTTCAATTTTGGCCGCCTCCGGCCTCTGCATACTTCCGGCGTGATCTTCGCCTTTGGCGGCAACGCTCTTCTGTGCACGTCCATGTATGTCGTGCAGCGTACCTCGCGCGCGAGGCTGTTCGGCGGCGATCTCGCCTGGTTCGTCTTCTGGGGCTACCAGCTTTTCATCGTCATGGCCGCGACCGGCTATCTGCTCGGCATCACCGAAGGTCGCGAATATGCCGAGCCGGAATGGTATGTCGACCTCTGGCTGACGATCGTCTGGGTCGCCTACCTGATCCTTTTCCTTGGCACCATCCTCAAGCGCAAGGAACCGCATATCTACGTCGCCAACTGGTTCTACCTCTCCTTCATCGTGACCATTGCGATGCTGCATGTGGTCAACAACCTCTCGATGCCGGTGTCATTCCTAGGCTCGAAGAGCTACTCGGCATTCTCAGGCGTTCAGGACGCGCTGACCCAGTGGTGGTACGGCCATAATGCCGTCGGCTTCTTCCTGACCGCCGGCTTCCTCGGCATGATGTACTACTTCGTGCCGAAGCAGGTGAACCGCCCGGTCTACTCCTACCGCCTGTCGATCATCCACTTCTGGGCGCTGATCTTCCTCTACATCTGGGCCGGCCCCCATCACCTTCACTACACCGCCCTGCCCGATTGGGCGCAGACGCTCGGCATGGTGTTCTCGGTCATGCTGTGGATGCCCTCCTGGGGCGGCATGATCAACGGCCTGATGACCCTCTCCGGAGCCTGGGACAAGATCCGCACCGATCCGATCGTCCGCATGATGGTCGCGGCCATCGCTTTCTACGGCATGTCGACCTTCGAAGGCCCGATGATGTCGATCAAGGCCGTCAACTCGCTCTCGCACTACACGGACTGGACCATCGGCCATGTCCATTCCGGCGCGCTCGGCTGGGTCGGCATGATCTCGTTCGGCGCCATCTACTACATGGTGCCCAAGCTCTGGAACCGTGAGCGGCTCTATTCGATGCGTCTCGTCACCTGGCACTTCTGGCTGGCGACGCTCGGCATCGTCGTCTACGCGGCCGTGATGTGGGTTTCCGGCATCATGCAGGGCCTGATGTGGCGCGAGTACGACGAACAGGGTTTCCTCGTCTATTCATTCGCCGAGACCGTCGCCGCCATGCACCCCTACTACCTCATGCGCGCAGCGGGTGGCGCCATGTATCTCGCCGGTGCCCTGATCATGGCCTGGAACATCACCATGACCATCCTCGGCTACCAGCGCAAAGAACAACCACTGCCGGGTTCCGCACCCGCTCTCCAGCCTGCTCAATAA
- the ccoO gene encoding cytochrome-c oxidase, cbb3-type subunit II, translated as MGLIDKHSLIEKNATLLLVGSLLVVTVGGIVEIAPLFYLDNTIEKVDGMRPYTPLELAGRNIYVREGCYLCHSQMIRPFRDEVERYGHYSLAAESMYDHPFQWGSKRTGPDLARVGDRYSNAWHVQHLDDPRSVVPESIMPSYAFLRNTPIEVKDFSTHLVANRRVGVPYSDDMVSNANADLMAQADPNADTSGLESRYPKAKVGDFDGNPQQITEMDALVAYLQMLGTLVDFKNYDEAAGYR; from the coding sequence ATGGGTCTGATCGATAAACACTCCCTAATCGAGAAGAACGCCACGCTTCTTCTCGTCGGTTCCCTGCTGGTCGTCACGGTCGGCGGCATCGTCGAGATCGCACCGCTCTTCTATCTCGACAACACGATCGAGAAGGTGGACGGCATGCGGCCCTACACCCCGCTCGAGCTCGCCGGCCGCAACATCTATGTTCGCGAAGGTTGCTACCTCTGCCACAGCCAGATGATCCGACCCTTCCGGGACGAGGTCGAACGGTATGGCCACTACAGCCTGGCTGCCGAGTCCATGTACGATCATCCATTCCAGTGGGGATCGAAGCGGACCGGCCCTGATCTTGCGCGCGTCGGCGATCGCTACTCCAACGCCTGGCACGTCCAGCATCTCGACGATCCGCGCTCCGTCGTGCCGGAGTCGATCATGCCGAGCTACGCGTTCCTGAGAAACACGCCGATCGAGGTGAAGGACTTCTCGACGCATCTGGTCGCGAACAGGCGTGTCGGAGTGCCCTATTCCGATGACATGGTCTCGAACGCCAATGCAGACCTGATGGCTCAGGCAGACCCCAACGCGGACACGTCCGGACTGGAAAGCCGCTATCCGAAAGCCAAGGTCGGCGACTTCGACGGCAACCCCCAGCAGATCACCGAGATGGATGCGCTGGTCGCCTATCTGCAGATGCTCGGCACGCTGGTCGACTTCAAGAACTACGACGAAGCAGCCGGCTATCGCTGA
- a CDS encoding cbb3-type cytochrome c oxidase subunit 3, producing MDYNLMREFADSWGLLAMALFFVGCIAFALRPGGKAHADQAAQIPLKDD from the coding sequence ATGGACTACAATTTGATGCGTGAGTTCGCCGACAGCTGGGGCCTGCTTGCCATGGCCCTGTTCTTTGTCGGCTGCATAGCCTTCGCGCTTCGTCCGGGTGGCAAAGCGCATGCCGACCAGGCCGCACAGATTCCTCTCAAGGACGATTGA